A part of Rhopalosiphum maidis isolate BTI-1 chromosome 3, ASM367621v3, whole genome shotgun sequence genomic DNA contains:
- the LOC113559774 gene encoding uncharacterized protein LOC113559774, with protein MDGKHVAITAPMGSGSEYYNYKKHHSMVLMAIVDAQYQFILCDFGTNGRVSDGGVLQNTKFFQMLQNNELNIPAEELVTNSSRHLPYVFVADDAFPLRSDIMKPFRQADLTSSEKKIYNYRVSRARRIVENAFGILATRFRIFHTDINLNPKKIE; from the coding sequence ATGGATGGAAAACATGTGGCTATAACTGCACCAATGGGAAGTGGTTcagagtattataattataaaaaacatcacAGTATGGTTTTAATGGCTATAGTTGATGCACAATATCAGTTTATTTTGTGTGACTTTGGAACTAATGGTAGAGTTTCGGATGGAGGGGTATTACAAAACACAAAATTCTTTCaaatgttacaaaataatgagCTTAACATTCCAGCTGAAGAACTTGTCACAAATAGTTCAAGACATTTACCTTACGTTTTTGTTGCTGATGACGCATTTCCGTTAAGATCGGACATAATGAAACCATTCAGACAAGCCGATTTGACGTCttctgagaaaaaaatatacaactatcGTGTATCACGAGCAAGGAGAATCGTAGAGAACGCTTTCGGAATTTTGGCAACGAGATTTAGAATTTTTCACAcagacattaatttaaatccaaaaaaaattgagtaa